Within the Streptomyces vilmorinianum genome, the region CGACGGCGAGAACGAGCGGCGCGATCACACCGTCGTGCAGCACGATCGCCCCCACCAGCCACACGAGCACGTCCCAGAAGGTGCCGGTGCGCACGATCAGCCACACGCCGACGCCCATGAGGCCGACCCCCACCGCGCCGCACACATACCGCACCACCATCACAGCACCTCCAGTCCGCCGACCCACTTGGTCTGCCACACGCCCGGCCGGTTCGGCGCGATGATCCGCGCGGGGAAACCGTGGTCGAGCGAGAGGACCTCACCGTTCAGCCGCAGCGCGAGCAGGGTCATCGGATCCTCCGCGTACGTCGCCCCCATCTCCATCACCCGGTACGCGCCGCGCCGCTCCAGGGACACGACCCGTACCCGCGACCGGGGCGAGGCCCCGGCCCTCTCCAGCAGATCCCGGATCCGCACGCCGCTCCAGCGGGCCTCCACGCTCCAGCCCTCCACACACGCGATCGGCAGCCGCACCTCGTACTGGGGCAGGGCCTCCAGCTCCGCCAGGCTCAGCCCGTACGGCTTCGGCCCGGCCACCGTCAGGCGCCACCCCCGCGCCGACTCCGCGCTCACCCCGGCCGCGTACGCCGTACGGTTGATCGGCAGCCCCTGCGTACCGTGGTCCGGGTGCCGCGGCGCCAGCAGGTCCAGCCTCTTCAGCGGAGTGAACGACTGGCCCACCGTGGTCAGAGTGACCGCGGCGACGCCCGCCCCGACCGCCGTGAGCAGGGACCGCCGGTCCGCCGCGTCCTCGGCCGGAAGCTCCAGCGTCCCCGCCGACCGCAGCCCCCAATGGGACCGGATCTCCGGCCACTTGACGACGATGTGCAACAGCAGCGCCCCCGCGAGCAGCCAGGCCACGGCGAAGTGCACCGGCACGAAGGAGAACGGCCACGGATACCACTCGACGATGTTCAGCAGGCCGGTGAACAGCTGGAAGACGCCGGCCCCGACCAGGACGGCGACGGACAGACGCTCCAGCGCGTGCCGCACCGACCGCAGCGGCGGGGTGACGAACAGCCTCGGGTAGACGGCCCACAGCTTCGCCATCAACAGCGGGATCGCCGCGATCCCGCTCGCCACGTGCAGACCCTGACTGAAGCGATACCCCCACGTCGGGCGGCTCGGCAGCAGATCGGCGAGCCAGTCCGGTGGGCGCTGCAGATAGTGGCTGGTGACTCCGGTCAGGAAACAGACGGTGATGGCAAGACCGAGCCAGCGACCGATCGAGGTCGCCGTCCTCGCGTCATGGAGGCGGCCCCGGAACCTGGGAAAGGGCGGGAGCGCGATGCGCGGTTTCATGCCCTCCATCTCACCGCCCAAAGGCCCCCGAAGGCCGCAACGACTCCTTACGAAACACGGACGGCCGGAGTGCCGGACCCCCAGGCGGCGCGGACGGCTGCCACGCTGCCGCATGTGATCAGTCCCCGCACCGCGCTCACCGGCGTCCTCCTGGCCGCTCTCACCACGGTTCTCGTGTTCACCGTCCGCCACGACGGCTACTACCGCGACCCCGGCGGGCTCTCGTGGTGGTACGCGGCCGGCTGGGCGCTCTTCGCCGCCGCGGCCTGGGCCGTGCGCACGGTGCCGGTCCGTCAGGCCGTCGTGCTCCTGCTGGCCGGATCCGCCGTGGTCGCCGCCACCGGCCTGGTCGCGCCGCCGCGCACCAGCACGGACGCCTACCGGTACGCGTGGGACGGCCGCGTACAGGCGGCGGGCATCTCGCCCTACGACCACGCTCCCGCCGACCCGGAACTCGCCCCCCTGCGCGACGACTGGCTCTTCCCCCAGGGCGCCGCCTGCGCGGGGCCCGACCGGGCACGCGTCCCGGCCGCCTCACCCGCCTCACCCGCCGCGGTGCACTGCACCCGACTCAACCGCCCCACCGTGCACACCATCTACCCCCCGGTCTCCGAGGCGTACTTCTACGGCGTGCACCTGCTCTCCCCGGACGGCGCGCGCCTCAAGCCCTTCCAGATCGGCGGAGCCCTGCTGTCCGTCGGCGTCACCTGCGTTCTGCTGCTGATCCTGCGCCGCCGGGGCGATCCCCGCACCGCCGCCTACTGGGCCTGGTGTCCCGCCGTCCCCGTCGAGGCCGTGAACAACGCCCACGCCGACGTACTCGGCGTGCTGTTCGCCGTCGCCGGACTCGGTCTCGTCGTACGCCACCGGGTCGCGGGAGGCGCACTGCTCGGCGCTGCCATCGCCGTCAAACTCATGCCCGCGATCGTGCTCCCCGGTGCTCTGTCCGGCGTACGGCGCGTGCGCGACGCGGCCGCGGTCCTCGTGCCGGCCGCCGCGGTCACCGCCCTGGCCTACCTCCCGTACATCCTCGTCTCGGACGGCTCCGTCCTCGGCTACCTCGGAGGCTACGTCGAGGAGGAGGGCTACGACGACGCCGACTCCCGCAACCGCTACGCCCTGCTGCGCCTCGTCCTGCCCGCCTCCTGGGCGCTGCCCGCCCTGATCGCCGTCCTCCTCGTCCTGTGCGCCCACGTCCTGCGGCGCGGCGATCCCGAACGCCCCTGGAGCGGCGCGCTCCTGGTCACCGGCACGGCCTTCCTGCTCCTGACCCCCGGATACTCCTGGTACGCGCTGCTGCTCGTCGCCCTGGTCGCCCTGGACGGACGCTGGGAATGGCTGCTCGTCGCGGTGGCGGGGGCGGCCAAGTACGTCACCAGCAGGGCCTTCGACGATCCGAACATGGTCGGAACGGTCGTGTACGCCGTCGCCGCCGCAGCGGTCGTGGCCGGTGCGCTGCTGCGTCATCGCGCCCGCGGCTCCGGCCCCGTGGACGGCGGCGATCCCTCTCGTCGTACGCCGGCGCCGGGATCCCCGCCCCCCGAGCGCACCCCGATACGGCCGACGTAGCGACCACCCCACGGCCCTTGTCCACCCTCCGACGGGACAGACGCACACCATGACTCTCGACGAAACGGCGCAGCGGGTCATCCCGCTCCCGCCCGCACGGGTGGCGGCCTACGCCATGGACTGGCGCCACGATGCCGAATGGACCCAGGGCATCCGCGAGGCCGCCCTCACCCGGGAGGCGGAGTCGGGCGGCTTCGGCGTCGGCGCCGAGGTCACCCGTACCGCGCACTTCCTGGGCCGGCGCATCGACTACGTCCTGCGGGTCGCCGCCTACGACCCGCCGGAGCTGCTCGACATGATCTCCGTGGCCGGCCCCATGCCCATGCACGTCACCTACACCTTCACCCCGCATCCACGCGGCACGCTCGCCCGCATCCGGGTTTACCTACAACTGCACCGGGTGCGGAGTCGTATCCCCCAGGGACAAGAACTCCGCACGTGTGATGCTGGTCCGGGCTGGTCTCAACCCGACTGGTGCTGATCGTGCAAGCCCTGACGGACCGCCGGTCCCCAGGCAACGTGAGCCAGGAATCCCCGCCTCTAAATGGGGGAGGAGTCAATGCATGGGCAGTTGCACGCCCCCGAACGCCTGGTAGGAAGACCTCGGCGAGGGCGCAGACCCCTTCAAGGGAATCTCGGCGACCTCCGCGCAAACCATGTACGGCGGTGGCGCCGGGAGGCCCTCGGTCAAAGTCGTCCTGTTCAACGGGGCCGGCAAGCTGGTGCGCACCTGCGGCAACTGCTCGAAGCAGTACCGCCGTTCGGTCATCGTGAACGACGTGGACGTGACCGCGCCCCGGCAAGTCCCTCGTGGGCATCAGCGCCAACTACGGGGACACCTCGGCGCTGCGCAACATGCGCATCCACGGCGACAGCAGCAAGAAGATCAAGCCGTGTGTCCGCTTCCAGGGCAACAACACGGCAAGGAGCCCGTCGAACTGGGCAGGGGTCCCGATGGCACCCACTGCAGGTACACAGCCTCGGACGTCAGTTACGACTGAGCTGGCATTCCGGACAGGCCGTCCGGGCCGGGCAGGAGCGTGCACAGTGCTCCTGCCCGGCCCCGGCCATCTCTTCGTCCTGTCGTCGGACGCCGGCTGGTCGTATCGGCTAGCGAGACGGGCAATCGACGGGGGCGGTGCCGTGCGCATCCGAGCGTGCCACCACCGCCCCCTCCGTGGCGGCGTACGACGGCATCAGCCGCCTCTGGATCAACGCCCGGCACCTCAGCCGCTACCGCCCCGTCCTGCGTGACCGCGTCGCCGAGATGGAACTCGCGTCCGACGACCGGCTGGAAGGACTCATCCGCGACGGCGTCGAGGCAGGCGAATTCCGTACGGACGACCCACGCGCGACGGCCATCCAGGTCCTCGTCGTCATCGACGGACTCGGCGCCCACGCCAACACCGACCGGAGCAACCGCCCCGAGCGCGTCACCCGCATGGCCGTCACCACCGCCGAGCGCGAACTCGGCCTGCCACGCGGCGCCCTCGCCCCCGTCGGCGACCACCCCCCTCCGCAACCCTCCCCACTGACCCCCTCCCTCTCCCTTTCCTCCCGGAGCCCCCGTGCGCACCCCTCTCGTCCTGCTCTCCGCCCGCCTCCTCGACCCGGCCACCGGGCACTTCCTGCCCCACACCGCCCTGGCCGTGTCAGGAGGACGGATCTCCGCCCTGGGCGACGACCGAGAGATACGCGCCCTCGCCGACTCCTCGACCACGGTCGTCGACCTCAAGGGAGCCGTGGTCACCCCTGGCCCGACCGACGGCCACCTCCACCCCGTCTCCGGCGCCGAACTCACCCACGGACTGGACCTGTCGGGCTGCGCCGACCTCGCATCCGTACGCGAGGCCCTCGCCCGCGAGGTCCGGACCCTCCAGCCCGGCGCGTGGCTGTTCGGCTGGGGCCTGGACCCGAACGCCTTCGGCGACCGGCCCGTCGAGTCGGCCGCCCTCGCCCCCGTACTGGACGGCGTACCGGCCCTCCTGCAGCTCTTCGACGCCCACTCCATGCTGGCCAGCCCGTGCGCCCTCGAACTCGCCGGCGTCGACGGACCGCGGACCTTCGCCGAGGCCGCGGAGATCGTCTGCGACGACGCGGGCAGGCCGACCGGGCTCCTCCTGGAGGACGCCGCCTGCGAACTCGTCGAACGCGCCGCGCCGCAGCCCACGCACACCGAACGCCTGACCCGCCTCGCCACCGCACTGCGCGCCATGGCCGCCGCCGGACTCACCGGCGGCCACGTCATGGACGCCAACGGCGAGAGCCTCGCCCTCTACGCCGAGCTCGACGCGGCCGGTGACCTGCCGCTGCGACTGCGGGTCGCACCCTGGTGCCGGCCCGGCACCGACGCGGACGCAGTGCGCGCCCTGATCGCACAGCAGGGCACCGGCGGCGCCCTCTGGCACACCGCCGGCGTCAAGCAATTCATGGACGGCACGATCGACAACGGCACCGCCTGGCTGGAACACCCCGACCGCCACGGCGAATCCACCCACGCCTTCTGGCCCGACCCCGACGCCTACACCCACATCGTCGGCGAGCTCCACCGGGCCGGCGTCCCCACCGCCACCCACGCCATCGGCGACGCCGCCGTACGCCACGTCCTCGACTCCCTCGCCAAGGCGCAGGCCGGCGCCGGCAGCGGAGTCCGCCACCGCATCGAACACATCGAGAGCGTGCCGGACGACACCCTGCGCCGCTTCGCCGAGCTCGGCGTCGTCGCCTCCATGCAGCCCACCCACTGCTGCGACTTCACCCGCGCCGACCACACCGACAACTGGTCCCGCCGCCTCGGCGAAGAGCGCGCCTCCCGCGCCTGGCGCTGCCGCGACCTGCGGGACTCCGGTGCCACCGTCGTCCTCGGCTCGGACTGGCCGATCGCCCCCTTCCCGCCCCTCGGCGTCATGGCGGGCGCCCGCCACCGCCGCCCGACCCACGACCTCACCCAGCCCCCGCACGGCCCCGAACAGGCACTCACACCCCTGGAAGCCCTCCAGGGCATGACCGTCAGCCCCGCGTTCGCGGCGGCCGAGGAGCACGTGGGGGGCCGGATCGCGATCGGTCACCGCGCCGACCTCACGGTCCTGGCCGACGACCCCCTCACCACGCCGGCCACCGACCTCCCGGACCTCCCGGTCCGCCTCACGCTCCTGGCCGGCCGGCCCACCCACCGCGACGCGAGCCTGTGAGGGGAGCACGCTGACGCCGCCTCAGACGACCGAGTCCCTGAACGGATCGACGGGATCGATCGCCGCCTCCTCGAAGTGCTGCT harbors:
- a CDS encoding molybdopterin-dependent oxidoreductase — translated: MEGMKPRIALPPFPRFRGRLHDARTATSIGRWLGLAITVCFLTGVTSHYLQRPPDWLADLLPSRPTWGYRFSQGLHVASGIAAIPLLMAKLWAVYPRLFVTPPLRSVRHALERLSVAVLVGAGVFQLFTGLLNIVEWYPWPFSFVPVHFAVAWLLAGALLLHIVVKWPEIRSHWGLRSAGTLELPAEDAADRRSLLTAVGAGVAAVTLTTVGQSFTPLKRLDLLAPRHPDHGTQGLPINRTAYAAGVSAESARGWRLTVAGPKPYGLSLAELEALPQYEVRLPIACVEGWSVEARWSGVRIRDLLERAGASPRSRVRVVSLERRGAYRVMEMGATYAEDPMTLLALRLNGEVLSLDHGFPARIIAPNRPGVWQTKWVGGLEVL
- a CDS encoding glycosyltransferase family 87 protein, which codes for MPHVISPRTALTGVLLAALTTVLVFTVRHDGYYRDPGGLSWWYAAGWALFAAAAWAVRTVPVRQAVVLLLAGSAVVAATGLVAPPRTSTDAYRYAWDGRVQAAGISPYDHAPADPELAPLRDDWLFPQGAACAGPDRARVPAASPASPAAVHCTRLNRPTVHTIYPPVSEAYFYGVHLLSPDGARLKPFQIGGALLSVGVTCVLLLILRRRGDPRTAAYWAWCPAVPVEAVNNAHADVLGVLFAVAGLGLVVRHRVAGGALLGAAIAVKLMPAIVLPGALSGVRRVRDAAAVLVPAAAVTALAYLPYILVSDGSVLGYLGGYVEEEGYDDADSRNRYALLRLVLPASWALPALIAVLLVLCAHVLRRGDPERPWSGALLVTGTAFLLLTPGYSWYALLLVALVALDGRWEWLLVAVAGAAKYVTSRAFDDPNMVGTVVYAVAAAAVVAGALLRHRARGSGPVDGGDPSRRTPAPGSPPPERTPIRPT
- a CDS encoding SRPBCC family protein; this translates as MTLDETAQRVIPLPPARVAAYAMDWRHDAEWTQGIREAALTREAESGGFGVGAEVTRTAHFLGRRIDYVLRVAAYDPPELLDMISVAGPMPMHVTYTFTPHPRGTLARIRVYLQLHRVRSRIPQGQELRTCDAGPGWSQPDWC
- a CDS encoding amidohydrolase produces the protein MRTPLVLLSARLLDPATGHFLPHTALAVSGGRISALGDDREIRALADSSTTVVDLKGAVVTPGPTDGHLHPVSGAELTHGLDLSGCADLASVREALAREVRTLQPGAWLFGWGLDPNAFGDRPVESAALAPVLDGVPALLQLFDAHSMLASPCALELAGVDGPRTFAEAAEIVCDDAGRPTGLLLEDAACELVERAAPQPTHTERLTRLATALRAMAAAGLTGGHVMDANGESLALYAELDAAGDLPLRLRVAPWCRPGTDADAVRALIAQQGTGGALWHTAGVKQFMDGTIDNGTAWLEHPDRHGESTHAFWPDPDAYTHIVGELHRAGVPTATHAIGDAAVRHVLDSLAKAQAGAGSGVRHRIEHIESVPDDTLRRFAELGVVASMQPTHCCDFTRADHTDNWSRRLGEERASRAWRCRDLRDSGATVVLGSDWPIAPFPPLGVMAGARHRRPTHDLTQPPHGPEQALTPLEALQGMTVSPAFAAAEEHVGGRIAIGHRADLTVLADDPLTTPATDLPDLPVRLTLLAGRPTHRDASL